GCCTGGTCTCGGACCTCGTCAATTAGCTCGATGTTTGTCCTGAGCCCCTCCTCGTTGGCTACCTCATCGAAGTTAATTGCCCGGTGAGAGGGGGATCCTACCTCGATGGGCAGCATTGCTTCAGTTTTATAAGCCAGTTTGAAGGGTGTTTCGCCTGTGCTTGTTCGGGGGCTTGTTATGTAGGCCCATAGTACATTTAGCAATTCCTCTGGCCATTTGCCTTTGCTTTCTCTGAGCCTTTTCTCGATTCCACGGAGAAGGATCCGGTTGGTTACCTctacttggccatttccttgagggtaggctacagATGATTTCTTGTGCAGGATGTCCCGCTCTTGGAGGTAGGATTCAAACTCTGATCCAACGAACTGTGGCCCATTATCCGAGATCAGTACTCTTGAGATCCCGAACCTTATCAAGATATTGTCCATAAACTTGATACAATCTTGCTGGTTTATGGTTCTCATCGCCTTCGCCTCAACCCATTTGGTCATGTAATCAATTGATACTAACAAGTACATGAGGTCTCTTCTGGCCCTGGGAAAGGGTCCCATAATGTCAATACCCTAGAAAGCAAAGAGGATTGGTGATAGGACTGAGGAAAGTATGACTGGGCTGATCCGGGGcacattgctgaagagttggcattTCTTATATTTTTTCATGAACTTTATTGCATCCTGGTGAATAGTTGGCCAGTAGTAcccttgtcttatgatcttatgagctagggcctttGTAGACATGTGATCCCCGTATATCCCTTCGTGAACTTCCATCAGACAATACTCTGCCTCCCCTGGGCCAATGCACTTCAGGATGGGTGATGACAAAGTCCGGTGATAGAGTATCCCCTCTTCAATGAAGAATTTTGCTGCTTTAGCTTTCAACCTTTGAGCCTTCCCTTTATCTTCTGGGAGCTCTCCCTTCTCCAAGTAGTTGATAAACGGAGTCATCCAATTCGTGTTGTTATCTATCTCCATGACTTCTTCAGATTCAATGTTGGGTTTCTGTAGTTCTTCGAAGTAGACAGAGAAATCCAGGACGGATGAATTCTGAACCAATTTGGATAATGTATCGGCTTCCGAATTTTCACCTCGTGAGATCTGTAGAACTTGGCTTTTTGGTATTAAGGACAGGCATCTTTGGACCAAATCCTGGTACTTAGCTAAaactggatccttggctatgtactcgccGTTTGTTTGCTTTACTACGATCTGGGAGTCGTTGTAGATGTTGAGGTTTTGGATCCTGAGGGTCTTGGCTAGCTTCAATCCTGTTATCGGGGCCTCATACTCTGCCTGATTATTTGTTGCTGAAAAGCCAAAGGAGATTGCAGTTTGAATTGTGAAACCTTCTGGGCTCTTTAGAATGAGGCCGACTCCTGACCTTTCATTTGTTAaagaaccatcaactttgagagcccaggctCCTGGGTCTTGATCATTGTCGC
The sequence above is drawn from the Apium graveolens cultivar Ventura chromosome 2, ASM990537v1, whole genome shotgun sequence genome and encodes:
- the LOC141690599 gene encoding uncharacterized protein LOC141690599, translated to MSIDPESDNDQDPGAWALKVDGSLTNERSGVGLILKSPEGFTIQTAISFGFSATNNQAEYEAPITGLKLAKTLRIQNLNIYNDSQIVVKQTNGEYIAKDPVLAKYQDLVQRCLSLIPKSQVLQISRGENSEADTLSKLVQNSSVLDFSVYFEELQKPNIESEEVMEIDNNTNWMTPFINYLEKGELPEDKGKAQRLKAKAAKFFIEEGILYHRTLSSPILKCIGPGEAEYCLMEVHEGIYGDHMSTKALAHKIIRQGARRDLMYLLVSIDYMTKWVEAKAMRTINQQDCIKFMDNILIRFGISRVLISDNGPQFVGSEFESYLQERDILHKKSSVAYPQGNGQVEVTNRILLRGIEKRLRESKGKWPEELLNVLWAYITSPRTSTGETPFKLAYKTEAMLPIEVGSPSHRAINFDEVANEEGLRTNIELIDEVRDQAVERMEKYKEKTKEHFSKKSRVKNFQVGDLDFETQKLQIQPTLGS